ACATAATCCTTTTTACATATCTAGTTTCTGTTTTTGCTTCGTTGATAATTGTAATATCTGCATCAAATTGTCTTGACCCATCACGACTTGCATTGGAGTTGAACATAAAAATCGCTTGGTGACAATTGGACTATGTAAGTGGAAAGATGGAATTTGTTCGTCCATAGAGGGTCTGGAAATTTAATAAGATCCAGTATTGTTTAGCTGGCGAGCCCATATGAAATATGAAATACGGGGGCCTTTATTTAGCTGGCGAGCCCATCCTTCTCTCTGTGTGATACTGACTGGGATTTGGAAACTCTAATATTTAGTTTCGGTTGTAAAATTAAGGAATGAGTTTCAAAGCTGAAATACTAGGAAAGGGGAATTCTATTCTAAATATAATTTTTGGGAAAGCTTTCCCTATATAAGAAGAGATGTGATAAAAACCACAAACGCACTCAAAAATATTGTAGGAAATTTGAAGATGGCAGTCGtaaggatgaagaggaagaggatgaaCATTGTTGATGCTCTTCCTGACAACTTCCGTTACGCTCTGCTTACCGAGGTTTTTCCTCGGATTCAGGATGTTAAGACGGAGATGAGATGTCGTTGCGTCTGCAAGTCTTGGTATAATTTAGTCGGTACTTTCTGGTTCGAGTCGATTCATGAGCAGTGGGATGACTCCGTTGATGAGCAGTGCTACCTTCAAACTCAAAACGTTCCTGACATGCTAAGCCAAACTACTAAAGGTTTAGGGTTCGTATCCGATCCCGTCACCAGGGGTTACAAAGTCGTCGTAATTCGCCAGGATGAGAAGAATGAGTTCGGTAGTAGTAGGATGAAATATGGGGTCTATACACATGACACAAATTCAGGCGGGCATCAAGTTACATACAAGCTCAAAGATGATTCAATGGCACCGGTCTCGGCGCTACGGAGGGTGCAGCTTCCTTGCAAATCATCGACAAATTTCGAATCAGCTATAGTCTGGAGGGATGTTTTGTGTTGGAGAACTAAAGATTCAGCCGTGATGCTGTTTTTCCACCACCGCGAAAACAAATTTCAAGTCGTGCGCCGAGACTTCACAAATAACGCAGCacggagattgaggaaaagaacACTAGTAAAATGTTGCAAGAAGACGAAAGTCTATGCAACAACTGAGATACTCTAGGAATCTCGAGAAAAGATCCTGAATATTTTTGCAGGATCCTCCAAAAATACCTCTAAATATTTTGAggtattttcttttttaattaattttgaaaaGTCCATCTacaaagatttttcttttcttctttcgatAGTTTTTACTTACGTACGAAACACGGTATCACGTTACAGTAGCCCatcaaatcaacaactaaaactcGTCATCCCAAAAATTTGCAATTCTGGATTCCGGTGAGACGAAGCTAAATTAGACACCAAGAACTTAATTATGAATTATTCAGCTCCTTTGCAAAggtgtcttttttttttatacacCTCTGTCCCTAACTAGATGAGTTATTTGTCGTTTACACAAAATTTTAAGGCAATGAGTAAAGTAAAGTatatattttagtattttttacaattatattttTATGggcaataattagtaaaatctaaaaataatttATCTCTTAAATTATACCAAGtttttttataaactttatatcgttaaaaaaaatttaaaacacatacgcaacgaatataaacatggctatcaaattatatatatttcatatagtaacaataattaattaaaacGATAGTCTTAGAAATATCCATTGATTAGTGAAATAACTCATTTATTATTggacaaaattaaaaaccaaatagctTATCTAATTAGAGACGGAGAGAGTATAATTTTATTAGTGTAGTTTATTCTTTTATTATGTGTTATtataatttccttttataatattttgttatttttagtgGTACAATCATTGAACGATGGAATAAAAATTGAGCTTAAATTTTCCAACATCAAATTCTTTGGGGAGGGAATAAAAATTGGTGCATAAACATAGGCTTATTGGTGCATAAACAAAGGCTTCTCTCCCaaccagaaaaataaaaaaagaagccATGATCATGTGGCTTGTTCTTGGCAACTACCCAATTTCTCGATCTTGTTTCTAGCCACGAAGGGTATATAAAATTGATTCGCACAATTACACATTTTATTAATTGATCCAAACCCCGTCATAACATTAAGTTATTCTGTTTGATGATAAAAGGACCGTAAAAGAGGAGAATACTGAAGTGGAGGCACTACATAACATCGCCAACGAGTCTAACAATCATACTCTCAAAGGCACCGCATTAATCGAGTACCGGAGATAAATTTACACCACTCGACTCCACGTTGATACAGCGAGTTACAGTTACCGTTGCATACTCTTTGATGAGATTAAATTTCAGTTGCTCCGTAAGGGGAGTTCCTGTGAATCATTAAATCATTTTTCCAATTTTGAATGTTTAAATAGGTTAGGATTGTCCATAAGCTATATCATTTCCGGGTGTTTTTCATTATATACTTATTACAAAACACGACAAGTGTGGCTgtccaaaaaatatttattctcctTACTaaaataaaatgagagaattcacTCTAAAGTTTATAGAAAAGTCATTGTTGTTCCCAAAGTCTCTACTAATTATGTATCTCTCTAGTCTTTGCGTACTTTCCGATCAGTATCATGAGAGTCTGTTGAGAGTCACTTCTGAAAGTGATCGCATGCCCACTCCATTCTGTTGTCCAACGGAAAGACGCTTCTGCGCCTTCTTCTGCTAGTTACTTTGTGGTGTCGCAATCTGCTGATTCCTCATGCTTTTCTGATGTTTCATGAGTAATCACATAATGTTAATGGAATAACACCATATGAGCCCGAATTAATTAGTGTCAAAGCTATATTTAACTTTAAGTCCAAGTACCCTGGCTGGCCTTTTATTTCATTATTAGTTACTGTCAGAGATTCATCATTCACTGGATTGTAGTATAGTGTCTTCATTATATCATAGCTTTTCTTTGTTGCCATCTTATAGTTATTCAAAAAATTTGTTACACTATATGTCGTGATTGCACTATCCTGTATTTCCTTTTTAAAGACTACATTGCACCGTGCCTTCCAAATATGCCATATAGTTACATTACCCATGACTTTCCAATCTACAACATTCCCACATCTATTGTTATCTTCAAAACAATCATTTAGCCAATCGTGAAAATACGGTTTCCGGTTTTTAATGAACTGCATATCGAAATTCAAATGCATCCAGACCTGGTTTGTGTAATTATAATTTAGAAATAGGTGAATTAAAGATTCCTGACTCCTTCCACACAGCTTACACTTGGTATCAATGTCAGGAAGGATAGTTGTTATTTTCATATTGTTAGGCAGTATGGTGTGAGCCGCCTTCCATACAAAATGTTTACCAGATGGTGATATATCCATGTTCCATATTCTGAGCCAATTAGTATTAATGTTTCTTCTGGAATTAATATGGTTGTACACGGATTTTACTGAGAATTTCCCTTTCTCATTTAAAGACCAGTGTGGAATGTCTTCTCTATCCTCTACAGGTATGCTTATCTTCCTAATTTTTTCTATCATCTGTTGATCAACAATGTGCACCATATTTTCAACTACAAAACAGTTAATGATAAATCTAGTTAAGGTCGGAGGTGCTGCAAAAAGGGACAAAGGAGGAGGTGCTGCAAAAATGgttagagaaaaaagaaaagaagtggCCGAGAATGGTTGAGGAAAGAAAAGATAAGGGtacaatgaaaaaacaaaatcaatattGGAATGTTAGAGATTGAAATAGAAGGTCATGATTTAATGTTTTGTACAACCCCTTTCACAACTGTTATAAAATGTCGTCGTAGGGGTTTGTCGTTCTGCTAAATTTTTTCACTTATACTAAACTTTTCTCTATTCtgcaattttttttaattctgcTAAATTTTTCTCTATTTTGCTCAATTTTTCTACTTCTgctaaggtttcggagaatatacgATAGAATCATaaccgtaaatggttggattagtcgttcttacgaagtttcagacttatactcAAGGCcgagtttcgatctcggactcagttgctttctcgaagttgacgaatttagggtttgtttaacaTTTCAGAGAATATacctatggaatcttacccgtaaatggttgtcTTCGTCGTTATTACGAAGTTTTAGACTTATACTCAAGGACAGGTTTCGattcggacccagtttctttctcgaatttgacgaatttagggtttggttaacgTTTCGGAGAATATACAATGGAATATTACCCGTAATTGGttggattcgttgttcttacgaAATATCAGACTTATACTTAAggctaagtttcgatctcggacctagtttctttctcgaagttggcgaatttagggtttgtttaacgtttcagagAATAtatgatggaatcttacccgtaaatggttggatacgtcgttcttaggaagtttcagacttatactcaaggccaggtttcgatctcgggtccattttatttctcaaaattgacgaatttagggtttgtttaacgtttcggagaatatacgatggaatcttacccgtaaatggataGATTCGTCATTTTtatgaagtttcagacttatactcaaggccaggtttcgaactcggacCAAGTTtccttctcgaagttgacgaatttagggtttgtttaacgtttcggAGAATATActtatggaatcttacccgtaaatagttcgtcgttcttacgaagttttgaACTTATACTAAAGGCCAAGTTCCGATCTCgtacccagtttctttctcgaagtttacgaatttagggtttgtttaacgtttcggAGAATATATGATGGAATATTACCCGTAAATTGTTGGATACGTCGTTCTTaggaagttccagacttatactCAAGGATAGGTTTCGATCTCGAGCCCATTTTCattctcaaagttgacgaatttagggtttgtttaaagtttcggaaaatatacgatggaatcttacccgtgaatggatagattcatcgttcttacgaattttcaGACTTATACTCaaggccaagtttcgatctcggacccagtttctttctcgaagttgacaaatttagggtttgtttaacgtttcggAGAATATACCTATGGAATCTTACCGGTAAATGGTTGGATTtgtcattcttacgaagttctaGACTTATACTCAAGGCTATGTTTCGATATCAGACCtattttctttctcgaagttgacgaatttagggtttgtttaacaTTTCAAAGAATATacctatggaatcttacccgtaaatggttgtcttcgtcgttcttaagaagttttaGACTTATACTCAAGGACAGGTTTCGattcggacccagtttctttctcgaagttgacgaatttagggtttctttaaCGTTTCGGAGAATATACAATGGAATATTACCCGTAattggttggattcgtcgttcttacgaagtatcAGACTTATACTCaaggccaagtttcgatctcggacccagtttctttctcgaagttgacgaatttagggtttgtttaacgtttcagagAATATATGATGGAATCTTAGCCGTAAATGGTTGGATACGTCGTTCTTAGGAAGTTTCAAACTTATACTCaaggccagttttcgatctcgggtCCATTTTatttctcaaagttgacgaatgtagggtttgtttaacgtttcggagaatatacgatggaatcttacccgtaaatggatagaatcgtctttcttacgaagtttcagacttatactcaaggccaggtttcgaactcggacCAAGTTtccttctcgaagttgacgaatttagggtttgtttaacgtttccgAGAATATActtatggaatcttacccgcaaatagttcgtcgttcttacgaagttttaaACTTATACTAAaggccaagtttcgatcttgtacccagtttctttctcgaagttgacgaatttaggTTTTGTTTAACGTTTCGGAGAATATATGATGTAATATTACCCGTAAATTATTGGATACGTCGTTCTTaggaagttccagacttatactCAAGGATAGGTTTCGATCTCGAGCCCATTTTCattctcaaagttgacgaatttaGTGTTTGTTTAACGTTTCGGAGAATATactatggaatcttacccgtaaatggatagattcatcgttcttatgaattttcagaCTTATACTCaaggccaagtttcgatctcggacccagtttctttctcgaagttgacaaatttaCTGTTTGTTTAACGTTTAGGAGAATATACCTATGGAATCTTACCGGTAAATGGTTGGATttatcattcttacgaagttttagaCTTATACTCAAGGCTAGGTTTCGATATCAGACCTATTTTCTTTCTCGGAGttgacgaatttagggtttgtttaatgtttcggaGAATATaagatggaatcttacccgtaaatggttggattcgtcgttcttacgaagtttcagacttatacacaaggtcaggtttcgatctcggactcaGTTTCTTTCTCCAAGTTGACGGATTTAGGTTTTGTTTAACGTCCGGAGAATATACGATGAagtcttacccgtaaatggttgggttcatcgttcttacgaagtttcagacttatactcaaggccaggtttcgatctcggacttagattatttctcgaagttgacgaactTAAGGTTTGCTTAACGTTTCGTAGAATACACATATGGAATCTTACACGTAAATGGTTGGATAGTTCTTACGAAGTATTAGACTTGTAcgcatggccagttttcgattctgacccagtttctttctcgaagttgacgaatttagggtttgtttaacgtttcggAGAATATACAATGGAATATTACCCGTAattggttggattcgtcgttcttacgaagtatcAGACTTATACTCaaggccaagtttcgatctcggacccagtttctttctcgaagttgacgaatttagggtttgtttaacgtttcagagAATATATGATGGAATCTTAGCCGTAAATGGTTGAATACGTCGTTCTTAGAAAGTTTCAAACTTATACTCaaggccagttttcgatctcgggtCCATTTTatttctcaaagttgacgaatgtagggtttgtttaacgtttcggagaatatacgatggaatcttacccgtaaatggatagattcgtctttcttacgaagtttcagacttatactcaaggccaggtttcgaactcggacCAAGTTtccttctcgaagttgacgaatttagggtttgtttaacgtttccgAGAATATActtatggaatcttacccgcaaatagttcgtcgttcttacgaagttttaaACTTATACTAaaggccaagtttcgatctcgtacccagtttctttctcgaagttgacgaatttaggTTTTGTTTAACGTTTCGGAGAATATATGATGTAATATTACCCGTAAATTATTGGATACGTCGTTCTTaggaagttccagacttatactCAAGGATAGGTTTCGATCTCGAGCCCATTTTCattctcaaagttgacgaatttagggtttgtttaacgtttcggAGAATATACTatagaatcttacccgtaaatggatagattcatcgttcttatgaattttcagaCTTATACTCaaggccaagtttcgatctcggacccagtttctttctcgaagttgacaaatttaCTGTTTGTTTAACGTTTAGGAGAATATACCTATGGAATCTTACCGGTAAATGGTTGGATTtgtcattcttacgaagttttagaCTTATACTCAAGGCTAGGTTTCGATATCAGACCTATTTTCTTTCTCGGAGttgacgaatttagggtttgtttaatgtttcggaGAATATaagatggaatcttacccgtaaatggttggattcgtcgttcttacgaagtttcagacttatacacaaggtcaggtttcgatctcggactcaGTTTCTTTCTCCAAGTTGACGGATTTAGGTTTTGTTTAACGTCCGGAGAATATACGATGAagtcttacccgtaaatggttgggttcatcgttcttacgaagtttcagacttatactcaaggccaggtttcgatctcggacttagattatttctcgaagttgacgaactTAAGGTTTGCTTAACGTTTCGTAGAATACACATATGGAATCTTACACGTAAATGGTTGGATAGTTCTTACGAAGTATTAGACTTGTAcgcatggccagttttcgattctgacccagtttctttctcgaagttgacgaatttagggtttgtttaacgtttcggAGAATATACAATGGAATATTACCCGTAattggttggattcgtcgttcttacgaagtataGACTTATACTCaaggccaagtttcgatctcggacccagtttctttctcgaagttgacgaatttaggatttgtttaacgtttcagagAATATATGATGGAATCTTAGCCGTAAATGGTTGGATACGTCGTTCTtaggaagtttcagacttatactcaaggccaggtttcgatctctgactcagtttctttctcgaagttgatgaatttagggtttcttcatGGTTTTATTGTAAATGTTTGTAATCCAACAAACCAAATTTAAAGAAATCAAATCTCAAACCAGTCTAACGGTCAGCATCCTTGTTTGGTTATACCAAATTTTATGTTTTCTTCTCAATCCGTATGCTTTTTTATAAACTAACGACAATGTCCCATTTCTAATCCAACAAACCAAATTTAAGgaaatcaaatctcaagccaatctaacGGTCAGCATTCACCAAATTGTATTTTCTTCTCAATCCGTATGCTCTTTTTCGAACCAATGAGAATGTCCCATTTTTAATCTAACGGCCAAGATCTATCTCATGTGGATTCCGTGTTTCCCACCAAAAAAGGCCGCCCAAATTTTCGCAAATCCTTCTAGATTTTGACTGTTGACTATTGACCAGAACATTATTTTCTCCATCAGAAGAAAATAAACCTAactatccaaaaaaaaattcttcttctcatttcatttcttctttctctttgtcTCTTCTCTGTACCCCAGAAGAAAGTAAACCTCACCCTTAAATCAATTTCATTCATACAGAAACCTAACTTCACCTCTTACCCGAAAGATACTGAAATCTTAAAAACTCAATCGCAAAATCCCAAAATCAATTTATCTGAAAAACCGGAATCTCGCCGGAGAATTGAAGTTCGAGAGTTCAATTGAAACCCTAAGAGTTGTATAAATTCACCTTTAACCCAGAAGGCTCAGCTTCAGCATCAGGTATAAATCTCACctgattcgttttttttttttcaattttctgtTTGATTTTTGATTAGTTTTTCATTTATAGTTTCATTTACAGTTTTTAATATGCTTTGTGTTTGATGTATAGTTTGATTTTAGAGTTATTTCTTCATTAGGGTTTTTCTTAGTCGAGTTAGGGTTTTTTATGAAACCGATTAATATGCCAAGTTTGATTTGaagtttgattttttctttttgtatgatTTAGAGTTATTTCCtgttagggttttagtttttagcTGATTTTGGGGTTTTGACAGAACCTATTCATAGGTGGATTGCTTAGAGTATGAACCGATTCTTCTGTTGATtgatttagagtttgatttttaATCATGTCTCTCCTTATCTATTAAGTAACTCTATAACGACTGGGGGTTAGAGTCCCGAACCCCTGACTTATTCTCAGTTGAGATTTATGCAGGGCTTCGGTATTCCAACGTCATGTTGTCAATTGTTTGGTGGTTACCTGTTGTTTGATTTagtattatttttatatatatatatgtgaaatTTGGTGGTTAAGGATTGATGATATCTAGTGCACTCTCTATCATATGAGAGACAATTGCTTCATTCTTAAGCGGTTGACTTACTCATATGAAAGAGAGTGCACTATCTCATTTAGAAATCCTTCTAATTTGGTATCCTGAcaatattttttgatgttttcTAGATTATATGTGGGTGTTCCAATTATGCCTGATAAATTATGTATGAAGAATTTTGATGTTTGAATGACTCTAATTATTTTCTTGATGTTTGCATGGTTCAAGAATGGTGAAGAACAATTTGATGTGGGTTACCAAGgaaaccaagaccaaaaaatccgTTCCAACTCCCAAGAGGAAGGTAATGACTTATCGTGATCATATAATTCTTTGTTTAGTGTAATGATTTTATTTACCATCTTCTTTTCTTTGACCTATTCAAGTTTATGTCATAGATTAGCAAGGAAACCAAAATTGTCCAGTCTATCTCGTTACCAAAGAATAAGGTACTAAGACATCTCTTATAGTTTACCAAACTATGTTGATTCAGTTTCTTTTATTTGTATAACTCAATTTATTTGCCAAACTCCTGTTTTAACTTATTTAAGTTGCAGATCATTTTGAAAAAAAAGTAGAGTTCGCAGCCTtcaaagtctgaaatcaaataaaACATTTATAACAAGAAGTAGATTTCAGAGCAACCTGCAATCCAATAATATCCAAGTCATTCACCAATTGAACGTGAAAAGACACCAAGAAGGACATCACCTAGGTTTAATAACAGGTCATAGGAACGAGATCATACTGCTAAAAAGAGTACTCCAACACGATCATCACCTAGGAAAAGGAAAGTTTTAGTAGAACCGGAAAGCGCCACACAATCTAAACCAGTCCAATCCACATCAGGAGCATCTCAAATTGCACGCTCCAAGTAAGTTATTGAGAAGGGAAGGAAAGTGAAGTGGAAATTGTACCAATCAGGCCCATATCCGAATGTCCAAAGAAGGAATCCAAATGATACCTTTTCTGAtatggttgaagaagaagaagaatatgaagatgaagaggaagcaGAACCATAAAATACTGTTGCTACTGAAGAAAGGGAAGGTGAAGACAATGAAATGGAGAATGATAAAGAGAACGACATCGCagcaaatgaaaatgaaaaaggaGATGAGGTATAACTCTTTGTGTCGCTGATTTAATTTAAATTGTTTCTTTATGGTAGTTTTTTAATCCTTATTTAACTCTTTTGCTTGATAACTGCGATAACACTTAGGTTGTACAAGGAGAAGATAAGAGAAAGTGTGTTCCTCGTGGCCCAACACGGATGGATTCACTAGGGCTAACAGAGGGAAAAACAAAAACTCCAGACAAGGCCACTGTTATCTGTAACAATAAAGATCATCCCATTGGTGACCCTTCTGTGCAACTTGCAAGTGTGTTGGGAGTTTTAGTTAGGCGAAACATTCCATTAACTTTCAAGGACTGGATAGTGGTCCCTAAAGAAGCCAAAGCTAATGTACGGAAGATTGTCCAGGTAATTTCTTAACTCTTCAACTCTTTACCTCTTTAGATCTTTTAACCTTCAATATATTCTGAACTCCTTCACTGTTATTTGCAGATGAGGTTCATTGTTGATGATTTTTACAGAGATTACTATTATGGGAAGATGGGTTGTTAACTTGTTATCTTAAGGAGGCTAGGTATGGGAAATCAGGTAAGATACTAGCctttgatgagttagaagaagaagaaagagaaaagaggATAAAATCACTTAAACCACATAACATGTCAGACAATGAGTGGGAGGAGTTCGTTCAAACTATTGGCTCGGAGGAATTTAGAGTAAGTTTTTATATTATGCAATTTTTTACATTAAGTAATTCTACAATCATTTTGTTGGTTATGTCTTGTTACTTAACGACATTCCATTACTTTGTCAGGCAAAAAGATTCAAAATACAGGAAATTTGGCAGAAGCATACCACCCCACACACGATCAGTAGGGAAGGTTATGCTCGTCTGGAGGCGAAAATGGTATGTTCATTATGTGTTTGCTAGTATGAATGTTTAAAAACTATTTATGGATTTTTTAACCAACTGAATTAACATTTTGTTTGCAGTAAAAGGGGAGGAACACAACTGAAGAGACTGACATAGTTGAATAATGGATAACTGGTCAAAGCAAAAGGAAGGAAAGGAAGCAAATCCAGGGGTTGTTGAGGCTTTTTTGAGGACCCAAGCgactcattcttttttttttatgtgtttgaatgattgaattcaTAAATGTGACTAATTCTGTTTAATACTAATACAAGAGAATATAAGAGCTGAAGCAAATGGTGGTGCTGATGTTGGTGGATCATCTGTGATAGATGATCTTCTTGTCAATGCTCTTGGTGATGACAAACCAGGTCGACTCAAAGGAATAAGTTTTGGAGCGACAAAGACAAAGATGGTTGTCAAGTCCCATTATAAGAAGACCATTAACTAGTGTCGGGAAAGTATGAAGGAATTGAATGGGAGATTTATGATGTTAGAGGTGAAAATTTTATTATTGATGTTGTATTCTTTTCTTAGTTTATGAATTCAAACTTTCCCCTTATACTGCTGGTTTGGTCTTTATATAGGAAAGGAGCTCGAGATGTGTCTGCTGCCATGATTGATCACTGTTGCAAAAGGCCAGTCCAAATGTAAGTCTGTTTACTTGTTTCTTCTTTGTATTAGGGCATTTTTTTCTCTTTGCTTTATGTAAATTTTTCTTTAACTGTGGTATGTTTTTGTAGTCTGGAAATGCCAGTAACAACCATGCTAGCGCCATCATTGTCCGTGAAAATGACATTCCATTGAGCAGAACAAATATGGTGCCACAGCCAGTGGGAGTGCCACAGAAGAATAGAGCTTGCAGGTTACTCAGTTGGTACAATTAGGGCGAGATTGTGGCTGATGCAGTTATTGCTGAAACAAATCGAAAGAAGTTAATCCATGGAATGCCAATAGGTTTTGGAGCTTATAGGGTATCTGTGAAAGTTTCTCGTGTGGATGATGCTCTTCTCTACATGCAAACCAATGAGTTGAAGTGTATCCATGATAATATGATATGATATGAACTTAAATCTCATGGTCCAAGGATCTGAGATTGCTTGACTAGCCATCTGGCTTCTTAATCTTCTTTGGGAGTGTTTCAGGAAACTTTCTTCTTTGTTTGCTCCTTTTTTTTATCACTGGATATTTTGAATGATCGAATGGTTTAGTGTTTGAATGATCTAAAACTGGTTAGGTGTTTGAGGGGTTGAAGTGTTTGAATGAATGCTGGTACATTATTTTAATGGTGGAATGGTTTAGTATTTTAATGATCTAAAACTGGTACATTTGCTATTATATTTGAATGATGAcgccaatttcattttttttttcacaaatgATAAAGAACCAATATTGTTATAAAAGTCTGTAAGTGGATTGTAATACATGTTTCTGCTACACATAGATTGGTTGTCAAAGATTTGACATACAACTTTAACAATACTTGTCAAGAAAATACTTGCAAGTCTTCCTGTTGTTGTAAAATACTTGAGATACAACTCATACATGAGTTGTCAAGAAAATAACTTGAAACTCTTCCTTTTGTTATCAAATACTTGAGATACAAATCATAAATGAGTTTCCAAGACAATAACTTGCAACTCTTTCTTTTGTTGTCAAATACTTGAGACACAACTCGTACATAAGTAGTCAAGGAAAGTGACATACAACTCTAGTAATTGTTGTCAAAGAAAAGACATACAATTATGACCATAGTGTAGTGCAGTAGTTATTTTCACAACACATTTATGAGTTGTGTTAGGCATTAAGAGGAATTTTTGAAAGCACAACTGAAGCAAgcattgtacaaaactaatcgACAACTATGTTTATGACTATAACTGAAGGCTTGTAAAGATTTGAGGATTTTATACAATCCCCCAGA
This is a stretch of genomic DNA from Papaver somniferum cultivar HN1 chromosome 1, ASM357369v1, whole genome shotgun sequence. It encodes these proteins:
- the LOC113278751 gene encoding uncharacterized protein LOC113278751 — encoded protein: MENDKENDIAANENEKGDEVVQGEDKRKCVPRGPTRMDSLGLTEGKTKTPDKATVICNNKDHPIGDPSVQLASVLGVLVRRNIPLTFKDWIVVPKEAKANVRKIVQMRFIVDDFYRDYYYGKMGC